From a single Desulfovibrio legallii genomic region:
- a CDS encoding phenylacetate--CoA ligase family protein, translating into MDVFDEAELWSREHIEETQLLRLRNTVAQTRKCAFYRQRLDEAGVGPESLRTLDDLRRIPFTTKNDLRSQYPTGLLCVPQSEVVRMHCSSGTTGSPVAICHTQNDINAWADLMARCMYMVGVRRDDVFQNMSGYGLFTGGLGIHFGAERLGCMTIPAGAGNSRRQIKLAKDFNTTVAHILPSYALILGEHLREMGEDPRQFPLRIAMVGAEPYTEEYRRRIENLFDMKVYNSYGLSEMNGPGVGFECLEQNGLHIWEDAYIPEIVDPETGAALPDGEVGELVMTCLCRQGMPILRYRTRDLTRFLPGFCACGRKHRRIDRILGRADDMFIIKGVNIYPLQVEQVIMTFPEVGQSYLIILENDGIGDVMRVQVEIRDEYFVEDMRVLHNLQKAITARLRDEILVTPKVELVESNSLPRSEGKAVRLKDLREQK; encoded by the coding sequence ATGGACGTTTTTGATGAAGCGGAACTGTGGAGCCGCGAACACATTGAAGAAACCCAGCTGTTGCGCCTGCGCAACACGGTAGCGCAGACCCGCAAGTGTGCTTTTTACCGCCAGCGGCTGGACGAAGCTGGCGTGGGCCCCGAATCGCTGCGCACCCTGGACGATCTGCGGCGCATACCCTTTACCACCAAGAACGACCTGCGCTCCCAGTACCCCACGGGGCTGCTCTGCGTGCCGCAATCCGAGGTGGTGCGCATGCACTGCTCCAGCGGCACCACAGGTTCACCCGTGGCCATCTGCCACACGCAGAACGACATCAACGCCTGGGCGGACCTCATGGCCCGCTGTATGTACATGGTGGGCGTGCGTCGGGACGACGTATTCCAGAATATGTCCGGCTACGGCCTGTTCACGGGCGGACTGGGCATCCACTTCGGGGCCGAGCGCCTGGGCTGCATGACCATCCCGGCCGGGGCGGGCAACTCCCGCCGTCAGATTAAGCTGGCCAAGGATTTTAACACCACGGTGGCCCACATCCTGCCCTCCTACGCCCTGATCCTGGGTGAACATCTGCGTGAAATGGGGGAAGACCCGCGCCAATTCCCCCTGCGCATCGCCATGGTGGGCGCAGAGCCCTATACCGAGGAATACCGCCGCCGCATCGAAAATCTTTTCGATATGAAAGTTTACAACTCCTATGGCCTGTCAGAAATGAACGGCCCGGGCGTGGGCTTCGAGTGCCTGGAACAAAATGGCCTGCACATCTGGGAGGACGCCTACATCCCCGAAATTGTGGACCCGGAGACGGGCGCAGCCCTGCCCGATGGCGAGGTGGGCGAGCTGGTCATGACCTGTCTGTGCCGTCAGGGCATGCCCATTCTGCGCTACCGTACCCGCGACCTGACCCGCTTTTTGCCGGGCTTCTGCGCCTGTGGCCGCAAGCACCGCCGCATTGACCGCATTCTGGGCCGGGCGGACGACATGTTCATCATCAAGGGGGTGAACATCTACCCCTTGCAGGTGGAGCAAGTCATCATGACCTTCCCGGAGGTGGGGCAGAGCTACCTTATTATTCTGGAAAACGACGGCATCGGCGACGTCATGCGGGTGCAGGTAGAGATCCGGGACGAATATTTTGTGGAGGATATGCGCGTGCTCCACAACCTGCAAAAGGCCATTACCGCGCGCCTGCGCGACGAAATACTGGTGACGCCCAAGGTGGAGCTGGTGGAAAGCAACAGCCTGCCGCGCAGCGAGGGCAAGGCCGTGCGCCTCAAGGATCTGCGCGAGCAAAAATAA
- a CDS encoding methyl-accepting chemotaxis protein, with protein sequence MRLTLTHKYVGSLFIALIVCCAVVLVVAIYHMKKPFDAELVDGMARSQQVVDAAITATSGRFLHSGDLIARNPDFAAAVAAKDHAAVYALAQELMRAAGSDFMSVTDAQGTVIARGHAAKFGDNIAKQGTVAKAMRGEAAAAVVTGPINPFMLRASCPIRREGVVVGTVSVGVQLTTPAFLDDLKRLAGVDVTIFKGDTRVMTTILRDNKRIIGTKLDAPAVVQAVLERGEVSVVRNVISGVRYQSAYWPVRTADGKILGMWFVGNPIEDLAKLEHAGIRAAVLTALGLLTVLLVLAVLVGLRISAPVTKITRYALAVAGGDASARLGVRSNDDMGQLADALRQMETNLRKLVKEAHAKTQEARSMSEEARQAVEEAHKAQKEAEKARREGIVSAAERMGGVVNKLNAAAEDIADQVDNTHTALSQALKRLAETATGMGQMNASVLDVAQNAGGAADISNTARQEAEAGAQVVAQAVAGIEEVQRQSLKLREGMAQLAEHTQAITRIMNVIADIADQTNLLALNAAIEAARAGDAGRGFAVVADEVRKLAEKTMASTADVAQAVTAIQQSAETSVSLVDATVKTIDAATGFADKSGEALTKIVGMVDQTADEVRAIASASEEQSAASAAINKSLEDVNFIAKSTADSMEVAAREMALLRTQAQDMAKLVEELKRG encoded by the coding sequence ATGCGCCTTACGCTTACGCACAAGTATGTAGGTTCATTGTTTATTGCCTTGATCGTCTGCTGCGCCGTAGTGTTGGTCGTTGCCATTTATCATATGAAAAAACCTTTTGACGCCGAACTGGTGGACGGCATGGCCCGCAGCCAGCAGGTGGTGGACGCCGCCATCACCGCTACGTCGGGGCGCTTCCTGCACAGCGGCGACCTTATTGCGCGCAATCCGGATTTTGCCGCCGCCGTGGCCGCCAAGGACCACGCGGCCGTGTATGCCCTGGCGCAGGAGCTCATGCGCGCCGCGGGCTCGGACTTCATGTCCGTGACCGACGCCCAGGGCACAGTCATTGCCCGCGGGCACGCCGCCAAATTCGGCGACAATATCGCCAAGCAGGGCACCGTGGCCAAGGCCATGCGCGGCGAAGCGGCAGCAGCTGTGGTTACCGGCCCCATCAACCCCTTCATGCTCCGCGCCTCCTGCCCCATACGACGCGAGGGGGTCGTGGTGGGCACGGTTTCTGTGGGCGTGCAGCTCACCACTCCGGCTTTTCTGGATGACCTCAAGCGCCTTGCCGGGGTGGACGTGACCATCTTCAAGGGCGACACGCGGGTCATGACCACCATCCTGCGCGACAATAAAAGGATTATCGGCACCAAACTGGACGCTCCGGCCGTGGTGCAAGCCGTGCTGGAGCGCGGCGAAGTGAGCGTGGTGCGCAACGTTATTTCAGGCGTGCGCTATCAATCGGCCTATTGGCCCGTGCGGACCGCGGACGGCAAAATTCTGGGCATGTGGTTTGTGGGCAACCCCATTGAAGATCTGGCAAAACTGGAGCACGCCGGCATCCGCGCCGCCGTGCTTACCGCGCTGGGGCTGCTGACCGTGCTGCTGGTTCTGGCTGTGCTTGTGGGGCTGCGCATCAGCGCGCCCGTGACCAAAATCACGCGCTATGCCCTGGCCGTGGCCGGCGGTGACGCCTCGGCCCGGCTGGGCGTGCGCAGCAACGACGATATGGGGCAACTGGCCGACGCCCTGCGCCAGATGGAAACCAACCTGCGCAAACTGGTGAAGGAGGCGCACGCCAAAACCCAAGAAGCCCGCAGCATGAGCGAAGAGGCCCGGCAAGCTGTGGAAGAAGCCCACAAGGCGCAAAAAGAGGCCGAAAAAGCCCGGCGTGAAGGCATTGTCAGCGCGGCTGAACGCATGGGCGGCGTGGTGAACAAACTCAATGCCGCCGCCGAAGATATTGCCGACCAAGTGGACAACACGCACACGGCCTTGAGCCAGGCCCTCAAGCGCCTGGCGGAAACCGCCACGGGCATGGGACAAATGAACGCCAGCGTGCTGGACGTGGCCCAAAACGCCGGGGGCGCGGCGGATATTTCCAACACGGCCCGGCAGGAAGCCGAGGCTGGGGCCCAGGTGGTGGCCCAGGCCGTTGCCGGCATTGAGGAAGTGCAGCGCCAGTCCCTGAAGCTGCGTGAAGGCATGGCCCAACTGGCCGAGCACACCCAGGCCATCACCAGGATTATGAATGTCATTGCGGATATAGCGGACCAGACCAATCTGCTGGCCCTCAATGCGGCCATTGAAGCGGCCAGGGCCGGCGACGCCGGACGCGGCTTTGCCGTGGTGGCTGACGAAGTGCGCAAACTGGCGGAAAAGACCATGGCCTCCACTGCGGACGTGGCCCAGGCGGTTACGGCCATCCAGCAGAGCGCGGAAACCAGCGTGTCCTTGGTGGACGCCACCGTGAAAACCATTGACGCGGCCACGGGCTTTGCCGATAAGTCTGGTGAAGCGCTGACCAAAATCGTGGGCATGGTGGATCAGACCGCCGACGAAGTGCGGGCCATCGCCTCGGCCAGCGAGGAGCAGTCCGCCGCCAGTGCGGCCATCAACAAATCCCTGGAGGACGTGAACTTTATTGCCAAGTCCACGGCGGATTCCATGGAAGTGGCCGCCCGCGAAATGGCCTTGCTGCGCACCCAGGCGCAGGACATGGCCAAGCTGGTGGAAGAACTGAAGCGGGGGTAG
- a CDS encoding RNA methyltransferase, producing the protein MLLQGLDVVLVKTRFPENIGMAARACVNMGCSSLRLVDPERWDKEKAIPLATPKGIPLLDSLSVHPSVQEAVAPCALVLGTTARVGGWRRALLSPPQAGRLVAASLARGERVALVFGPEDRGLNNAEISHCQQLVTIPTDPAARSLNLAQAVLLLTYECANAVRALRHAGGAAPSPASEDATAAAPDAALASPQSRPPDPVPGGRAATAAEQERLMAALKDMLLRLDYLHGDNPDYFLLPWRRLFSRAGLRRHEYDALMGLCRQVRAKLG; encoded by the coding sequence ATGCTGCTGCAAGGTCTGGACGTAGTCCTGGTCAAGACCCGCTTTCCCGAGAACATCGGCATGGCGGCGCGGGCCTGCGTCAACATGGGTTGTTCCTCCCTGCGCCTGGTGGATCCCGAACGCTGGGACAAAGAGAAGGCCATCCCCCTGGCCACACCTAAAGGCATCCCCCTGCTGGACAGCCTGAGCGTTCACCCCTCTGTGCAAGAGGCGGTGGCCCCCTGCGCACTGGTGCTGGGCACTACCGCCCGGGTGGGCGGCTGGCGCAGGGCCCTGCTTTCGCCGCCGCAGGCCGGCAGACTGGTTGCGGCGTCCCTGGCGCGCGGCGAGCGCGTTGCCTTGGTCTTCGGCCCCGAAGACCGCGGCCTGAACAATGCAGAAATCTCCCACTGCCAGCAACTGGTCACCATCCCCACCGATCCGGCGGCCCGCTCCCTCAATCTGGCCCAGGCTGTACTGCTGCTGACCTACGAATGCGCCAACGCCGTGCGGGCCCTGCGCCACGCGGGGGGCGCCGCCCCCTCTCCCGCAAGCGAAGACGCCACGGCTGCCGCGCCGGATGCCGCTCTCGCGTCCCCGCAAAGCCGGCCTCCAGACCCCGTGCCCGGCGGCCGGGCGGCCACAGCCGCCGAACAGGAGCGCCTCATGGCTGCACTCAAGGATATGCTTCTGCGCCTGGACTATCTGCACGGGGACAATCCGGACTACTTCCTGCTGCCCTGGCGTCGGCTGTTCAGTCGGGCCGGGCTGCGGCGGCACGAATACGACGCCCTCATGGGACTCTGCCGTCAGGTCCGCGCCAAGCTGGGCTGA
- a CDS encoding DUF456 domain-containing protein yields MDFLPFPLASVLAGAFVTLLGFVLLLNIFGLPANWLLLGLVALWKLIHPAAQSMDVWFWVLMVGIALAGEALEMGLQIVKARRYGSSSSGTFAGMIGAIAGAILLAPLFFGLGALIGALAGAWTGCFLMELVRGRPLGEALDAAFGAMMGRFLGTVCKCGAGGAMLALAANHIWPQPPALLLEPAEGATQVLAAFHFLC; encoded by the coding sequence ATGGATTTCTTGCCTTTTCCTTTGGCATCAGTCCTGGCGGGCGCGTTTGTCACGCTGCTCGGCTTTGTACTGCTGCTCAACATCTTTGGCCTGCCGGCCAACTGGCTGCTGCTGGGGCTGGTAGCCCTGTGGAAGCTGATCCACCCTGCGGCCCAGTCCATGGACGTCTGGTTCTGGGTGCTCATGGTGGGCATTGCCCTGGCCGGAGAGGCTCTTGAAATGGGCCTGCAGATCGTTAAGGCCCGGCGCTACGGCTCCAGCTCTTCGGGTACCTTTGCGGGCATGATCGGGGCCATCGCCGGGGCTATTTTGCTGGCGCCCCTGTTTTTCGGCCTGGGGGCGCTTATCGGCGCGCTGGCCGGGGCCTGGACGGGCTGCTTTCTTATGGAACTCGTCCGCGGCCGCCCCTTGGGCGAGGCCCTGGACGCGGCCTTCGGGGCCATGATGGGCCGTTTTCTGGGCACTGTTTGCAAGTGCGGGGCCGGCGGGGCCATGCTGGCTCTGGCGGCCAATCACATCTGGCCCCAGCCCCCTGCCCTGCTGCTGGAACCGGCTGAAGGCGCCACCCAGGTGCTGGCGGCCTTTCACTTTTTGTGCTGA